In Devosia sp. 1566, a single genomic region encodes these proteins:
- a CDS encoding pyridoxal phosphate-dependent aminotransferase, whose translation MHQHLASPPQARQAVLDLAPSRIREVANAGMDRSDVVPFWFGESDQPTPAFIRAAAVESLERNNTFYTQNLGRPALRTAIASYISRLRNITLGPNRVGVASSGVSALMLGSQLVLSPGDRVVVVTPIWPNIAEIPKILGAEVTRFPLSVRSNRWQLDLDHLLATLTDDVRMLVINSPNNPTGWTISTEQQAAILAHCRQRGIWILSDEVYDRLVFTPGQTAAPSMLSVADPEDRLIVVNSFSKTWRMTGWRLGWLVLPTNLVPQLEKLIEYNTSCVPEFVQAGGLAALTDPASAATVTQIHRELGEARATLLTALRQLPGVTLPEADGAMYAFFRVDGHADSLALAKRLVAEAGLGLAPGSAFGDEGEGWLRWCFAAAPERINTGVDRLRSFLRQS comes from the coding sequence ATGCACCAACATCTCGCTTCACCACCCCAGGCCCGCCAGGCGGTGCTTGATTTGGCCCCTTCCCGCATCCGCGAGGTTGCCAATGCCGGCATGGATCGCAGCGATGTGGTTCCGTTCTGGTTTGGTGAAAGCGATCAGCCCACCCCCGCCTTTATCCGCGCCGCCGCGGTGGAATCGCTGGAGCGCAACAACACCTTCTATACCCAAAATTTGGGCCGTCCCGCCCTGCGCACCGCGATCGCGAGCTACATTTCCCGCCTGCGCAACATCACCCTCGGCCCCAACCGCGTCGGCGTTGCCAGCTCTGGCGTATCGGCCCTGATGCTGGGCAGCCAGCTCGTCCTGTCCCCGGGCGATCGGGTAGTTGTCGTCACCCCCATCTGGCCCAACATCGCCGAGATCCCCAAGATCCTCGGCGCCGAGGTCACCCGGTTCCCTCTCAGCGTCCGCAGTAACCGCTGGCAGCTTGACCTCGACCACCTGCTCGCTACCCTCACCGATGATGTGCGCATGCTCGTCATCAACTCGCCCAACAACCCCACCGGCTGGACCATCAGCACCGAACAGCAGGCCGCCATCCTCGCCCATTGCCGCCAGCGCGGCATCTGGATCTTGTCGGACGAAGTTTATGACCGGCTGGTGTTCACCCCAGGCCAAACCGCTGCCCCCTCCATGCTCTCGGTCGCCGATCCCGAAGATCGCCTCATCGTCGTCAACAGCTTCTCCAAGACCTGGCGCATGACCGGCTGGCGGCTGGGCTGGCTGGTGCTGCCCACCAACCTAGTGCCCCAGCTCGAAAAGCTCATCGAATACAACACGTCCTGCGTACCCGAATTCGTGCAGGCCGGGGGTCTCGCCGCCCTCACCGATCCGGCCAGCGCCGCCACCGTGACGCAGATCCACCGTGAACTGGGGGAGGCCCGCGCCACCCTGCTGACAGCCCTGCGCCAGCTGCCCGGCGTCACCCTGCCGGAAGCTGATGGCGCTATGTACGCCTTTTTCCGCGTCGACGGCCACGCCGACTCGCTGGCCCTTGCCAAGCGCCTCGTGGCCGAAGCGGGGCTGGGCCTTGCGCCGGGGAGTGCGTTTGGCGATGAAGGCGAAGGCTGGCTGCGCTGGTGCTTTGCCGCGGCGCCGGAACGCATCAATACCGGCGTCGACCGGCTGCGCTCGTTCTTGAGGCAAAGTTGA
- a CDS encoding helix-turn-helix domain-containing protein: MPNTLVVSHEQPGIMNTPHWHAQVEINYIFSGTVEYRMHGHNVALKANDLCMFWGGLPHQVIDTSEDAFFVAIHLPLVHFFRLRLPADMSEKLMRGATLVTSTPDGTDAGNFNRWSRYMQPGDEKRADHAINELLLRIERVQFEPSYLVEPDGTPKGTLEALDQQSFSNVKSICDFIAGNFRHDICSADIASSADIHPKYAMSVFKKSTGMTLNEYVNLLRLSYAQALLMQEDANVLHVAMESGFGSLSAFNKSFRKIAGMAPSDFRRDARARPGGVGLRRN; encoded by the coding sequence GTGCCCAATACTCTGGTGGTCAGCCACGAGCAGCCAGGCATCATGAACACGCCCCATTGGCACGCTCAGGTGGAGATCAATTACATCTTCAGCGGTACGGTGGAGTACCGGATGCATGGGCATAATGTAGCCCTCAAAGCCAACGACCTCTGCATGTTCTGGGGCGGGTTGCCGCACCAGGTGATCGACACCTCGGAAGACGCGTTCTTTGTGGCGATCCACCTGCCGCTGGTGCATTTCTTCCGGCTAAGGCTGCCCGCTGATATGTCGGAAAAGCTGATGCGGGGCGCGACGCTCGTGACCAGCACACCCGACGGCACGGATGCCGGCAATTTCAACCGCTGGTCGCGCTATATGCAGCCGGGCGATGAGAAGCGCGCCGATCACGCCATCAACGAATTACTGCTGCGCATCGAGCGCGTGCAGTTCGAGCCCTCGTATCTCGTGGAGCCGGACGGCACCCCCAAGGGAACACTTGAGGCGCTGGACCAGCAGTCGTTCAGTAATGTCAAAAGCATCTGCGACTTCATCGCCGGCAATTTCCGACACGATATCTGTTCGGCCGATATCGCTTCGTCGGCGGATATCCACCCGAAATACGCGATGTCGGTGTTCAAGAAATCCACCGGCATGACGCTCAACGAATATGTGAACCTCCTGCGCCTCTCCTATGCGCAGGCGCTGCTGATGCAGGAAGACGCCAATGTGCTCCATGTGGCGATGGAAAGCGGCTTTGGCTCGCTCAGTGCCTTCAACAAGTCCTTCCGCAAGATCGCCGGCATGGCACCCAGTGATTTTCGCCGCGATGCCCGGGCTCGGCCGGGTGGAGTGGGCCTGCGGCGGAACTGA
- a CDS encoding ABC transporter substrate-binding protein — protein MRIHLACATLALATAMATGSASAQSGEITIWSWNVAASALQSVVPGFNQQFPDIKVTVEDLGNQQVFDKTLAGCAAGGAGMPDIVTVENFEAEGFWNQFPDCFANLKELGYTPELQALFPDFKRTELEVGDVAYAMPWDSGPVAVFYRRDFYEKAGVDPATIQTWDDFIEAGKKIAEANPGVVMSQADFNGDSEWFRMIGNEQGCGYYSVDGQSITINQPACVATLEKIKEMKDAGTLTAAIWDEKIQSNTAGTVASQVYGGWFEGSIRDGSPNLAGKWGVYPMPSLTPDGPHAANLGGSSLAITNNSANKEAAWEFVKYALTTNDGQVTMLREFGLVPSLISALEDPYVSQPQPYWGDQPIWSEILATLPNIQPSRGTAFLNDAESVYRAVQTRYFNGEYPDAQAALDDAASQIASATGMPIAE, from the coding sequence ATGCGCATTCATCTTGCCTGCGCCACGCTGGCGCTCGCCACCGCCATGGCGACTGGCTCGGCCTCGGCTCAGTCGGGCGAAATCACCATCTGGAGCTGGAATGTGGCAGCCTCGGCCCTCCAATCGGTGGTGCCCGGCTTCAACCAACAATTCCCTGACATCAAGGTCACGGTGGAGGACCTGGGCAACCAGCAGGTCTTTGACAAGACGCTGGCCGGCTGCGCCGCGGGCGGCGCTGGCATGCCCGATATCGTCACCGTCGAGAACTTCGAAGCCGAAGGCTTCTGGAACCAGTTCCCCGATTGCTTTGCCAATCTCAAGGAGCTCGGCTACACCCCCGAACTGCAGGCGCTGTTCCCCGATTTCAAGCGCACCGAACTCGAAGTGGGCGATGTGGCCTATGCCATGCCCTGGGACTCCGGCCCCGTTGCCGTGTTCTATCGCCGCGATTTCTATGAAAAGGCCGGCGTTGATCCCGCCACCATCCAGACCTGGGACGATTTCATCGAAGCTGGCAAGAAGATCGCCGAAGCCAATCCGGGCGTCGTCATGTCCCAGGCCGATTTCAACGGCGACAGCGAATGGTTCCGCATGATCGGCAACGAGCAGGGCTGCGGCTATTATTCGGTGGATGGCCAGTCCATCACCATCAACCAGCCTGCCTGCGTCGCCACGCTCGAAAAGATCAAGGAAATGAAGGATGCCGGCACGCTGACCGCCGCCATCTGGGATGAAAAGATCCAGTCCAACACTGCCGGCACCGTCGCCAGCCAGGTTTATGGCGGCTGGTTCGAAGGCAGCATCCGCGACGGCTCGCCTAATCTGGCCGGCAAATGGGGCGTCTACCCCATGCCCAGCCTCACCCCCGATGGTCCGCACGCTGCCAATCTGGGTGGCTCTTCGCTCGCCATCACCAACAACTCCGCCAACAAGGAAGCCGCCTGGGAGTTCGTCAAATACGCCCTGACCACCAATGACGGCCAGGTGACCATGCTGCGCGAGTTTGGCCTCGTACCCTCGCTGATCTCGGCTCTCGAAGACCCCTATGTCAGCCAGCCTCAGCCCTATTGGGGCGACCAGCCCATCTGGTCCGAGATCCTTGCGACCCTGCCCAACATCCAGCCCAGCCGCGGCACCGCGTTCCTGAACGACGCTGAATCGGTCTATCGCGCCGTCCAGACCCGCTACTTCAACGGCGAATATCCCGATGCCCAGGCCGCGCTCGACGACGCTGCCAGCCAGATCGCCAGCGCCACCGGCATGCCGATCGCGGAGTAA
- a CDS encoding extensin family protein, whose product MLRTSLLTVMLLLSSLALAQEAPEAVPPMPRDRPESLTDAPPADATAPADAEAEAPDADANAPEAGAERPKADPDAPEAEQPPADAAPAAQEPPAPAKVAEPAEPPRPYQTQCPAVIGGQIEAKLLPPIDEGECGTQSPLAVTGILVNGRMVPLSSEATLTCEVATTLPHWGEAIDGYLQARENTELASLDVGTNYNCRARVGGSSDRLSEHGMANALDVVGFTFADGRTVTVEGDWPAADAPEGKFLRFAHDAACSSFSTTLGPEANAEHHDHFHVDMGCHGAACQARLCE is encoded by the coding sequence ATGTTGCGCACCTCACTGCTTACCGTCATGCTGCTTTTGTCCTCGCTGGCGCTCGCCCAGGAAGCGCCCGAGGCGGTTCCGCCCATGCCGCGGGACCGGCCTGAAAGCCTGACCGACGCGCCCCCAGCGGATGCAACAGCGCCCGCCGACGCCGAGGCGGAAGCCCCCGACGCTGACGCAAACGCGCCCGAGGCCGGCGCCGAGCGGCCTAAGGCCGATCCGGACGCACCCGAAGCCGAGCAACCGCCCGCGGATGCCGCACCCGCCGCGCAAGAACCCCCCGCGCCCGCCAAGGTCGCCGAACCAGCCGAGCCGCCTCGCCCCTATCAGACCCAGTGCCCCGCTGTGATCGGCGGCCAGATCGAGGCCAAGCTGCTTCCCCCCATCGATGAAGGCGAATGCGGCACCCAGTCCCCCCTGGCGGTAACCGGGATCCTGGTGAACGGCCGCATGGTGCCGCTATCGAGCGAAGCCACCCTCACCTGCGAAGTAGCCACGACGCTGCCGCATTGGGGCGAGGCGATCGATGGCTATCTGCAGGCGCGCGAAAACACCGAACTGGCCAGCCTTGATGTCGGCACCAACTATAATTGCCGTGCCCGGGTTGGCGGCAGTTCCGATCGCCTTTCCGAGCACGGCATGGCCAATGCGCTCGATGTGGTCGGCTTTACCTTTGCCGATGGCCGCACCGTCACGGTCGAAGGCGATTGGCCCGCCGCCGACGCGCCCGAGGGCAAGTTCCTGCGCTTTGCCCATGATGCGGCCTGTTCGAGCTTTTCCACCACACTTGGGCCCGAAGCCAATGCCGAACACCACGACCATTTCCATGTGGATATGGGCTGCCATGGCGCGGCCTGTCAGGCCCGCCTCTGTGAATAG
- a CDS encoding aldo/keto reductase, producing the protein MTTTNPVRWGILGPGGIAKAFALGLAQAKSGTLVAIGARNPGKPDLAENFPGARIVDGYQALLDDPEVDAVYISTPHPFHAQWAIKAARAGKHVLVEKPMTLSAAATDAVFHAHRQAGTFAAEAFMYRLHPVTRKLGELIASGAIGEVRMIESSFGFQMPRFMPEHRLFSNDLAGGGIMDVGCYPVSIARFIAGATQNQPFLDPIEVTGTARLNAEGTDDWAAATLTFPNGIIAQVSCAVLVNLDNTLRIMGSEGRIEVPRFWFAGGPNNAGGPGRIDIVKPDGSRETIDLGIDAHLFSFEAEAASQAILAGKTQLDAPGMSWADSLGNARVLDLWRKEAGVEFAIEQSTRATSTISGEALRAGGTTIPRRNLPGLSKALSAVALGFEDFRTFASGSVLMDAYWEKGGNLFDTAFVYGAGYTETLFGQWHTSRGTREQAVLIGKGAHSPLCYPDQIGKQLTQSLDRLQTDYVDIYFMHRDNTDVPVGEFVDAMDREVHAGRIRGIFGGSNWTRERMDEAIAYAEKTGKQKPGALSNNFALAEMQDVIWPGCVSSSDDAWKAWFRDRQIPNFAWSSQGRGFFTDRAGRDKLDNEELVRVWYNEKNFGRRDRAVQLARELGKSPIHVALAYVLHQPFPVVPLIGPRTLAELDDSMSAFDIKLTPEQVRWLEG; encoded by the coding sequence ATGACTACAACCAATCCCGTCCGCTGGGGCATTCTGGGGCCAGGCGGCATCGCCAAGGCCTTCGCGCTCGGCCTCGCCCAAGCCAAGAGCGGCACGCTCGTTGCCATTGGCGCGCGCAATCCGGGCAAGCCCGACCTCGCCGAGAACTTCCCGGGCGCGCGGATCGTCGATGGTTATCAGGCCCTCTTGGATGATCCCGAAGTGGATGCCGTCTATATCTCGACGCCCCACCCCTTCCATGCGCAATGGGCCATCAAGGCCGCTCGCGCCGGCAAGCATGTGCTGGTGGAAAAGCCCATGACGCTGTCGGCCGCTGCGACCGACGCGGTGTTCCATGCCCACCGCCAGGCTGGCACTTTTGCTGCCGAAGCCTTCATGTATCGCCTGCATCCCGTGACCCGCAAACTCGGCGAGCTCATCGCTTCGGGCGCCATCGGCGAAGTTCGGATGATTGAATCGAGCTTTGGCTTCCAGATGCCCCGCTTCATGCCCGAGCATCGCCTGTTCAGCAATGATCTGGCCGGCGGCGGCATCATGGATGTGGGCTGTTATCCTGTTTCCATCGCCCGCTTCATCGCCGGCGCTACCCAGAACCAGCCTTTCCTCGATCCCATCGAGGTCACCGGCACCGCGCGCCTCAATGCCGAGGGCACCGATGACTGGGCCGCCGCGACCCTCACCTTCCCCAATGGCATCATCGCCCAGGTCTCCTGCGCCGTGCTCGTCAATCTCGACAACACCCTGCGCATCATGGGCTCGGAAGGCCGCATCGAAGTGCCTCGCTTCTGGTTTGCCGGCGGCCCCAACAATGCCGGTGGTCCCGGGCGGATCGACATCGTCAAGCCCGATGGCAGCCGCGAAACCATCGACCTCGGCATCGACGCCCATCTGTTCTCGTTCGAAGCGGAAGCGGCGAGTCAGGCGATCCTTGCCGGCAAGACCCAACTCGATGCGCCCGGCATGTCCTGGGCCGATTCTTTGGGCAATGCGCGGGTCCTCGATCTCTGGCGCAAGGAAGCCGGCGTCGAGTTCGCCATCGAGCAATCGACCCGCGCCACCTCGACCATTTCTGGCGAAGCCTTGCGCGCGGGCGGCACCACCATCCCGCGCCGCAACCTGCCGGGCCTCTCCAAGGCGCTTTCGGCTGTGGCGCTGGGCTTTGAGGATTTCCGCACCTTTGCCTCGGGCTCGGTGCTGATGGATGCCTATTGGGAAAAGGGCGGCAATCTCTTCGATACCGCCTTTGTCTACGGCGCCGGCTATACCGAAACCCTCTTTGGTCAATGGCACACCAGCCGCGGCACCCGCGAACAGGCCGTGCTGATCGGCAAGGGCGCCCACTCCCCGCTTTGCTATCCCGACCAGATCGGCAAGCAGCTGACCCAGTCGCTCGACCGGCTGCAAACCGACTATGTCGACATCTATTTCATGCACCGCGACAACACGGACGTGCCGGTTGGCGAATTTGTCGATGCCATGGACCGCGAGGTCCACGCCGGCCGCATTCGCGGCATCTTTGGCGGCTCCAACTGGACGCGCGAGCGCATGGACGAGGCCATCGCCTATGCCGAAAAGACCGGCAAGCAGAAGCCCGGCGCCCTCTCCAACAACTTCGCCCTCGCCGAAATGCAGGACGTCATCTGGCCCGGCTGCGTGTCCTCGTCGGACGATGCGTGGAAAGCCTGGTTCCGTGACCGGCAGATCCCCAACTTCGCCTGGTCGAGCCAGGGGCGCGGCTTCTTTACCGACCGTGCCGGTCGCGACAAGCTCGACAACGAGGAACTGGTCCGCGTCTGGTACAACGAGAAGAACTTCGGCCGCCGGGACCGCGCCGTGCAACTCGCGCGGGAACTCGGCAAGAGCCCCATCCATGTGGCCCTGGCCTATGTGCTGCACCAGCCCTTCCCCGTCGTGCCGCTGATCGGGCCGCGCACCCTCGCCGAACTCGATGACAGCATGTCGGCCTTCGACATCAAGCTGACGCCCGAACAGGTCCGCTGGCTCGAAGGCTAG
- a CDS encoding carbohydrate ABC transporter permease: protein MSKSRRERTQTIALHLLLLPLALLWLFPLWMMLVFSTMPDYGIFSPNIELWFSDQFFANIANMQADTDFLRALGVSVGVAVIYTALSVFLTSMAGWALARYEFVGKPLVLAIILGTITLPYFVVVIPQFVMVARDFKLANTWIALIVPPLFNSLGVLFMRQAFSMMPNDLFDAARVEGVKEWKIYLFVAMPLARPTIAALSIILFLASWNNYLWPLLISTDRAMFTAPVALGSLIGLTKVSWGGIMAGAVLLTAPMLVVFLLLQRHFIAGIAAGAIK, encoded by the coding sequence ATGAGCAAGTCCCGCCGCGAACGCACCCAAACCATCGCCCTCCACCTGCTGCTCCTGCCGCTGGCCCTGCTCTGGCTCTTCCCCCTCTGGATGATGCTGGTGTTCTCCACCATGCCCGACTACGGCATCTTCTCGCCCAATATCGAGCTCTGGTTCTCCGACCAGTTCTTCGCCAACATCGCCAACATGCAGGCCGATACCGATTTCCTGCGCGCGCTCGGCGTTTCGGTGGGTGTCGCCGTGATCTACACCGCCCTTTCGGTATTCCTCACCTCCATGGCCGGCTGGGCCCTCGCCCGCTACGAATTCGTCGGCAAGCCCCTCGTCCTTGCCATTATCCTCGGCACCATCACCCTGCCCTATTTCGTGGTGGTGATCCCCCAATTCGTCATGGTCGCCCGCGACTTCAAGCTCGCCAATACCTGGATCGCCCTGATCGTGCCGCCGCTGTTCAACTCCCTGGGCGTCCTCTTTATGCGCCAGGCTTTTTCCATGATGCCCAATGACCTTTTCGATGCCGCACGCGTCGAGGGCGTCAAGGAATGGAAGATCTATCTCTTTGTCGCCATGCCGCTCGCGCGCCCCACCATTGCCGCCCTCTCGATCATTCTCTTCCTTGCCTCCTGGAACAATTATCTCTGGCCCCTCCTGATCTCGACCGACCGCGCCATGTTCACCGCCCCCGTCGCCCTGGGCTCGCTGATCGGGCTCACCAAAGTCTCCTGGGGCGGCATCATGGCCGGCGCCGTGCTGCTGACCGCGCCCATGCTTGTCGTCTTCCTCCTCTTGCAGCGCCACTTCATTGCCGGCATCGCCGCCGGCGCCATCAAATAG
- a CDS encoding L,D-transpeptidase family protein, with translation MNFAARLSLPLLLVAFSLPTTAQQLPAASPPPLTPEAINAASLEPLLPLFAVPLPDESAEPLPPPPQNEGATDLSAEAEGPKLPDPAIARLQILLDRAGVSPGVIDGYDGANVRKAVMAFAAINGLPGNGALDPAVLARLETPDPAVMAYTITAEDVADIVEPLPSDYAELAERESLGYTSVAEALAEKFHMDVNFIETLNPGASFVEGEEIAVAAPGADLQGMVATIEADKRMGMLRAYDATGRLLVAYPATIGSEDNPSPSGTHMVEVVVLDPDYTYNPEVNFQQGDNTEVLTLPPGPNGPVGTVWIDLSEPTYGIHGTPEPSKIDKTGSHGCVRLTNWDARELAAMVEPGVPVTFIE, from the coding sequence ATGAACTTTGCCGCCCGGCTCTCCCTCCCCCTGCTTCTCGTCGCCTTCTCCCTTCCAACCACCGCCCAACAGCTCCCTGCCGCTTCACCGCCTCCCCTGACGCCCGAAGCGATCAACGCTGCCAGCCTTGAGCCGCTGCTGCCGCTCTTTGCCGTCCCCTTGCCGGACGAAAGTGCCGAGCCGTTGCCACCGCCCCCGCAGAACGAGGGCGCCACCGACTTGTCAGCCGAGGCTGAGGGACCCAAGCTGCCCGACCCAGCAATCGCGCGCCTCCAGATTCTTCTCGACCGTGCCGGCGTTTCTCCTGGCGTCATCGATGGCTATGACGGCGCCAATGTCCGCAAGGCGGTGATGGCTTTTGCTGCAATTAATGGCCTGCCCGGCAATGGCGCACTTGATCCTGCAGTGCTGGCGCGCCTCGAAACCCCTGACCCGGCCGTAATGGCCTACACCATCACGGCCGAGGACGTTGCCGATATCGTTGAGCCGCTCCCCAGCGACTACGCCGAATTGGCCGAGCGCGAATCCCTCGGCTATACGAGCGTCGCCGAAGCGCTTGCCGAAAAATTCCACATGGATGTGAATTTCATCGAGACGTTGAATCCGGGCGCAAGCTTTGTCGAAGGCGAAGAAATTGCCGTGGCCGCCCCAGGCGCTGACCTGCAGGGCATGGTCGCCACCATCGAGGCCGACAAGCGCATGGGCATGCTGCGCGCCTATGATGCCACCGGTCGCCTTCTTGTCGCTTATCCCGCGACCATCGGCAGCGAGGACAATCCCTCACCCTCGGGTACGCACATGGTGGAGGTCGTCGTGCTCGATCCCGATTATACCTACAATCCTGAGGTCAATTTCCAGCAGGGCGACAACACCGAGGTGCTGACCTTGCCGCCTGGCCCCAATGGCCCGGTCGGTACGGTCTGGATCGACCTGTCCGAGCCCACCTACGGCATCCATGGCACGCCCGAGCCCTCCAAGATCGACAAAACCGGCTCGCACGGCTGCGTGCGCCTGACCAATTGGGATGCCCGCGAACTGGCCGCGATGGTTGAGCCAGGCGTTCCCGTCACCTTCATCGAATAA
- the ugpC gene encoding sn-glycerol-3-phosphate ABC transporter ATP-binding protein UgpC, whose translation MAEVSLRNVTKRFGAVPIIHGVSLDVADGEFVVFVGPSGCGKSTLLRMIAGLEDISTGEIGIGGRTVNDVEPAERGIAMVFQTYALYPHMTVEQNLSFGLRMNGNDRADTERRVKRAAAILQIEPLLARRPKQLSGGQRQRVAIGRAIVREPQAFLFDEPLSNLDAELRVQMRVEIARLHKELGTTMIYVTHDQTEAMTLADKIVVLREGRIEQMGAPLELYDDPANQFVAGFIGSPKMNFLAGQVVQNGAAGTVIELTNQNNARLPMRVVAPGLRAGDRVTLGVRPEHWGEAGAGDLDLPLAVDVAEHLGSTSYLYANTKSGEPLVIEREESRHETRRDQLLVSINSAKAFLFDAAGQRLR comes from the coding sequence ATGGCCGAAGTCTCCCTGCGCAATGTCACCAAGCGCTTTGGCGCCGTCCCCATCATCCATGGCGTCAGCCTCGATGTGGCCGATGGCGAGTTCGTCGTCTTTGTCGGCCCCTCCGGCTGCGGCAAGTCCACGCTCCTGCGCATGATCGCCGGCCTCGAGGACATCAGCACCGGCGAGATCGGCATTGGCGGGCGCACCGTCAACGATGTCGAGCCCGCCGAGCGCGGCATCGCCATGGTGTTCCAGACCTATGCGCTCTACCCCCACATGACCGTCGAGCAGAATCTGAGCTTCGGGCTGCGCATGAACGGCAATGATCGCGCCGATACCGAGCGCCGCGTCAAGCGCGCCGCCGCGATCCTCCAGATCGAGCCCCTGCTCGCCCGCCGACCCAAGCAGCTCTCGGGCGGCCAGCGCCAACGCGTCGCCATTGGCCGCGCCATTGTGCGCGAGCCCCAGGCCTTCCTCTTCGATGAGCCCCTTTCCAATCTCGATGCCGAGCTGCGCGTGCAGATGCGCGTCGAGATCGCCCGCCTCCACAAGGAGCTGGGCACCACCATGATCTATGTCACCCACGACCAGACCGAGGCGATGACCCTCGCCGACAAGATCGTGGTGCTGCGCGAAGGCCGCATCGAGCAGATGGGCGCCCCGCTCGAGCTCTATGACGATCCCGCCAACCAGTTCGTGGCCGGCTTCATCGGCTCGCCCAAGATGAACTTTTTGGCCGGCCAGGTGGTGCAGAACGGCGCCGCTGGCACCGTGATCGAGCTCACCAACCAGAACAACGCCCGCCTGCCCATGCGCGTCGTCGCGCCGGGCCTGCGCGCGGGCGATCGCGTCACCCTGGGCGTGCGCCCTGAACATTGGGGGGAAGCGGGCGCGGGCGATCTCGACCTCCCCCTTGCCGTTGATGTGGCGGAGCATCTCGGCTCCACCTCCTATCTCTACGCCAACACCAAATCGGGCGAACCGCTGGTGATCGAGCGCGAGGAATCGCGCCACGAAACCCGCCGCGATCAGCTGCTGGTGTCCATCAATTCAGCCAAAGCCTTCCTCTTCGACGCTGCCGGCCAACGGCTGCGCTGA
- a CDS encoding sugar ABC transporter permease translates to MRLRNGPAYGFLAPYLLIFLAFWIWPIINSFVISLHNTRVNPWVFNPAFNWTRMIGDPAFFNALRNTLVILVIQVPVMLVLATLMAVLLNSPKLKARPLFRFAFFAPVVVGEVAYSAIFRLMFSFDFGIVNKLLTGVGLPRVDWFANPTAAMAVLIMAVTWRWAGYNAIIILAGLQSIPEDVYEAATLDRVSKVRQFFFITLPLLKPILIFCAVLSIIGTMQLFSEPFLITNRGGPGQATETLGLFLYRQGFGSGNFGYASTVAYAIAALAVAISLAQLWLGREPK, encoded by the coding sequence ATGCGCCTGCGCAATGGCCCGGCCTATGGGTTCCTGGCTCCCTATCTGCTGATCTTTCTGGCCTTCTGGATCTGGCCGATCATCAATTCCTTTGTGATCTCGCTGCACAACACGCGCGTGAACCCCTGGGTGTTCAACCCCGCGTTCAACTGGACGCGCATGATCGGCGACCCCGCCTTCTTCAACGCCCTGCGCAACACCCTGGTGATCCTCGTCATCCAGGTGCCCGTCATGCTGGTGCTCGCCACCCTCATGGCCGTGCTCCTCAACTCCCCCAAGCTCAAGGCGCGGCCCCTGTTCCGCTTCGCCTTCTTTGCCCCGGTGGTTGTGGGTGAAGTCGCCTATTCCGCCATTTTCCGGCTGATGTTCAGCTTCGATTTTGGCATCGTCAACAAGCTGCTGACCGGGGTCGGCCTGCCCCGCGTCGACTGGTTCGCCAACCCCACCGCCGCGATGGCCGTGCTCATCATGGCCGTCACCTGGCGCTGGGCCGGCTACAACGCCATCATCATCCTCGCGGGCCTGCAATCCATCCCCGAAGACGTCTACGAAGCCGCAACCCTCGATCGCGTCAGCAAGGTGCGGCAGTTCTTTTTCATCACCCTGCCCCTCCTCAAACCCATCCTGATCTTTTGCGCCGTCCTGTCCATCATCGGCACCATGCAGCTCTTTTCCGAGCCCTTCCTCATCACCAATCGCGGCGGCCCCGGCCAGGCCACCGAAACCCTGGGGCTCTTCCTGTACCGGCAGGGATTTGGCTCGGGCAACTTCGGCTATGCCTCCACCGTCGCCTACGCCATCGCCGCGCTGGCCGTCGCCATCTCGCTGGCCCAGCTCTGGCTCGGAAGGGAGCCCAAATGA